One genomic segment of Nonomuraea coxensis DSM 45129 includes these proteins:
- a CDS encoding AsnC family transcriptional regulator, whose protein sequence is MQDGVELDEPDRAMAAALQLHGRAPWSLVARLVGASESTAERRVESLVRRGCPRFRTLTEPEVR, encoded by the coding sequence ATGCAGGATGGCGTCGAACTCGACGAGCCGGACCGTGCCATGGCCGCCGCGCTCCAGCTCCACGGCCGGGCCCCCTGGAGCCTCGTCGCGCGGCTCGTGGGCGCGAGCGAGTCCACCGCCGAACGGCGCGTGGAGTCGCTGGTGCGCCGCGGCTGCCCGCGCTTCCGCACCCTCACCGAGCCCGAGGTGCGATGA
- a CDS encoding DUF2268 domain-containing protein, translated as MEFIVHDTLTAMAALLRRPLDERPAAVAEMLGPMRSAIPMPGDIVDIHHQSGGFRVDADDPRYLPAVERMIEADVLGQVRRELERASERLSGAAQAESLQVMFVLGNPDDENLMGRSGGYYGMGGSPGWLFLLAWPGEEVIGRIAHCAVHEFHHNVRFTNVEWNPVTVTVGEHVVAEGLAEAFVRELSGPEAMGPWSAMVTGEEFDRAYELIMKDFDLEGMRHTPAYVLGDGAMRAFGQEPRGIPDMAGYAVGLALVDRALEATGLTATEATLLPAAELMRRGGVR; from the coding sequence ATGGAATTCATCGTGCACGACACCTTGACGGCGATGGCAGCCCTGCTGCGGCGGCCCCTGGACGAGCGGCCGGCCGCGGTGGCGGAGATGCTCGGGCCGATGCGCTCGGCCATCCCGATGCCGGGCGACATCGTGGACATCCACCACCAGTCGGGCGGCTTCCGGGTGGACGCCGACGACCCGCGCTACCTGCCCGCCGTCGAGCGGATGATCGAGGCCGACGTGCTCGGCCAGGTGCGGCGGGAGCTGGAGCGCGCCTCCGAGCGGCTGAGCGGGGCCGCGCAGGCCGAGTCGTTGCAGGTCATGTTCGTGCTCGGCAACCCCGACGACGAGAACCTGATGGGACGCTCGGGCGGCTACTACGGCATGGGCGGCTCGCCCGGCTGGCTGTTCCTGCTGGCCTGGCCCGGCGAGGAGGTGATCGGGCGGATCGCGCACTGCGCGGTGCACGAGTTCCACCACAACGTGCGCTTCACGAACGTGGAGTGGAACCCGGTCACGGTGACCGTGGGGGAGCACGTGGTCGCCGAGGGGCTGGCCGAGGCGTTCGTGCGGGAGCTGTCCGGGCCGGAGGCGATGGGGCCGTGGTCGGCGATGGTGACGGGGGAGGAGTTCGACCGGGCGTACGAGCTGATCATGAAGGACTTCGATCTGGAGGGGATGCGGCACACGCCGGCGTACGTGCTGGGCGACGGCGCGATGCGGGCCTTCGGCCAGGAGCCGCGCGGCATTCCGGACATGGCCGGGTACGCGGTGGGGCTGGCGCTGGTGGACCGCGCGCTGGAGGCCACGGGGCTGACGGCCACCGAGGCGACCCTGCTGCCCGCCGCCGAGCTGATGCGGCGCGGCGGCGTGCGCTGA
- a CDS encoding ATP-dependent Clp protease proteolytic subunit yields MSGRYVLPSFTERTSYGIKELNPYNKLFEDRVVFLGAPIDDTVANDVMAQLLTLESIDPDQDISLYINSPGGSFTAMTAIYDTMQFVRPEIHTVCIGEAASAAAVLLAAGAPGKRAALPHARVLLHEPHTEGGRGQGSDLEIHAREILRMRDQQEEILARHTGRTTLEIRKDIERDRIFTAEQARTYRLVDDIYASRKRTLVPTR; encoded by the coding sequence ATGAGCGGGCGTTACGTGCTGCCGTCCTTCACCGAGCGCACCTCCTACGGCATCAAGGAGCTCAACCCCTACAACAAGCTGTTCGAGGACCGGGTGGTCTTCCTGGGGGCGCCGATCGACGACACGGTCGCCAACGACGTGATGGCGCAGCTGCTGACGCTGGAGTCCATCGATCCCGACCAGGACATCAGCCTCTACATCAACTCGCCGGGCGGGTCGTTCACGGCGATGACCGCCATCTACGACACGATGCAGTTCGTCCGGCCGGAGATCCACACCGTCTGCATCGGCGAGGCGGCCTCGGCGGCGGCCGTGCTGCTGGCGGCCGGCGCGCCGGGCAAGCGGGCCGCGCTGCCCCACGCGCGGGTGCTGCTGCACGAGCCGCACACCGAGGGCGGGCGCGGTCAGGGCAGCGACCTGGAGATCCACGCCAGGGAGATCCTGCGGATGCGCGACCAGCAGGAGGAGATCCTGGCCCGGCACACGGGGCGGACGACGCTGGAGATCCGCAAGGACATCGAGCGCGACCGGATCTTCACGGCCGAGCAGGCGCGGACGTACCGGCTGGTGGACGACATCTACGCCTCCAGGAAACGGACCCTCGTCCCCACCCGCTAG
- a CDS encoding ClpP family protease — translation MTETKHAAWPDQLGQRLLKERIVVLGQEVDDEICNRLCGELLLLAAEDPKRDITLYINSPGGSVQAGLALYDMMQFIPCDVATVAMGFAASMGQVILSAGAKGKRYAMPNARVVMHQPLGGIGGSASDIQIQAENMLYTKRRMAEIIARHTGQPLERIQADSDRDRWFTAQEALEYGFVDHIAEGMN, via the coding sequence ATGACGGAGACCAAGCACGCGGCCTGGCCGGATCAGCTCGGCCAGCGGCTGCTCAAGGAGCGCATCGTCGTTCTCGGCCAGGAGGTCGACGACGAGATTTGCAACCGGCTGTGCGGGGAGCTCCTTCTGCTGGCAGCCGAGGACCCCAAACGCGACATCACCCTTTACATCAATTCCCCGGGCGGTTCGGTGCAGGCCGGGCTGGCGCTCTACGACATGATGCAGTTCATTCCGTGCGACGTGGCGACGGTCGCGATGGGATTCGCCGCGTCGATGGGACAGGTGATCCTGTCGGCGGGCGCGAAGGGCAAGCGCTACGCGATGCCCAACGCCCGCGTCGTCATGCACCAGCCGCTCGGGGGCATCGGCGGCTCGGCCAGCGACATCCAGATCCAGGCCGAGAACATGCTCTACACCAAGCGGCGGATGGCCGAGATCATCGCGCGGCACACCGGCCAGCCGCTGGAGCGCATCCAGGCCGACTCCGACCGTGACCGGTGGTTCACCGCCCAGGAGGCCCTGGAGTACGGCTTCGTCGACCACATCGCCGAAGGGATGAACTGA